GCCGCGCACGCCGAACCCTCGGGCACCATCGGCGAGAGCGTGCCGCTGGGCGACACGACCGTTGTTTCGAAGCTCTCGCTCGAGCAGCTGCAATCGGTCCTGCGATCAGAAGGCTACACCTTCTCTCTCACCGAGAGAAAGAACGTGCTCTGGAAGATCGATGGGGTGAGCGTTCTTCTCTACGTGGGGAAGACATCGGTGTCGTGCTGGGTCAGCTACAGCGATCTGAAGCCGAGCCTCGAGAAGATCAATGCCTGGAACCGTGAGATGCGCTTCTCGACCGCTTTTCTCGACGCAGACGGCGACCCGTGCCTCGAGCTCGATCTCGACCTCGAGGGCGGCGTGACCGTGGCCCGCGTCAAGGACTACCTCAAGACGTGCAGACAGTCCATCGCGCGATGGACCGAAAAGATCGCCCACTAGCATCCGTGCCGACGACACGCACGCCCGTCGTGTCGAGACCGCCCTACTCGCTGAGCACGAACACGCGCATCCCGTTGAGCTTGATCTCGTTGCCCGCGTTGCCCGGCGTGACGGTGAAGCGTGACACGCTCCCGCTGTTGAACTGCAGCACCAGCTGCCCGTCGCCCGACACGGTCCACTGCCCGTCAGAGCCGCCCGCCACGGCGCCTGAGCCGTTCATCGACAGGCTCGACGCGTCGGCGCGGTACACGAACTGACCGTTGCGATAGAGATAGAGATCCTTGCG
This portion of the Pseudomonadota bacterium genome encodes:
- a CDS encoding YbjN domain-containing protein → MPARIRRLLSILAVIAALTPLSAGAAHAEPSGTIGESVPLGDTTVVSKLSLEQLQSVLRSEGYTFSLTERKNVLWKIDGVSVLLYVGKTSVSCWVSYSDLKPSLEKINAWNREMRFSTAFLDADGDPCLELDLDLEGGVTVARVKDYLKTCRQSIARWTEKIAH